From the genome of Deinococcus aerius, one region includes:
- a CDS encoding TRAP transporter permease — translation MSDPTRPVSSDPALDHTGMTEGERRALEMVEAAETGGRKLSGFPRWLVTAIAIAWCLFQMYAAQVGTIDTLLLRATHLAFAFALAYLVFPFRKRPGQPETRVPWLDWILGTVAVGTAVYLITQYPTIANVQGGVLTQTDVWVGSAMVVLLLLAAWRTIGIAMPIVALVFMLYALTGPRGLIRGDLGPQLQLHAGQTWPQVVGQLFANTEGIFGTAIGVSAQIVFLFVLFGAIFDKLGAGEWFMNVAQGLLGAFRGGPAKASVLSSALNGIISGSAVSNVVTGGNITIGTMKRVGYSAEKAGAIEVASSSNGQLMPPVMGAAAFIMAQNLNIEYRSLILAAAIPAFLCYSALLVVTHIEALKLGLRGLPRSELPSVRRTLLSGWYYLIPLGYLIGTLTLHPDATPERVALNTIFLMIGMMFVQEAWRAGRDGRGTGRGLIDGGRMLVEAFEAGARSMIGIAIATAAAGIIVGIVTITGLGFGLADIVQIVSNGFRDLLTGLAGLLPGVNAASVAAFGGILIVLFMAQLIALILGMGLPTTANYILMSALIVPIIAKIAGLDTGNPAQMLPVHMFVFYFGIMADSTPPVALAAFAASAISGGNPVATGVQAFQYELRTALLAYMMFFNPSLLLIANGRLGGLPWAEAVPMILFAFIGLVAFSAATLRFLHRRTNLLQTLLLLVASFILIIPTHILWNLAALGLIAVVYFWQKAGSRSGPPAVPAV, via the coding sequence ATGAGTGATCCGACGAGACCGGTTTCCAGCGACCCCGCCCTGGACCACACCGGCATGACCGAGGGCGAGCGGCGCGCCCTGGAGATGGTGGAGGCGGCCGAAACCGGGGGTCGCAAGCTGTCCGGCTTTCCCCGCTGGCTGGTGACCGCCATCGCCATCGCCTGGTGCCTGTTTCAGATGTACGCCGCGCAGGTGGGCACCATCGACACGCTGCTGCTGCGCGCCACACACCTGGCCTTCGCCTTCGCGCTCGCCTATCTGGTGTTTCCCTTTCGCAAACGGCCAGGGCAGCCCGAGACGCGGGTGCCGTGGCTCGACTGGATTCTGGGCACCGTGGCGGTGGGCACGGCGGTCTACCTCATCACCCAGTACCCCACCATCGCCAATGTTCAGGGCGGCGTGCTGACCCAGACGGACGTGTGGGTCGGGAGCGCGATGGTCGTGCTGCTGCTGCTGGCCGCGTGGCGCACCATCGGGATAGCGATGCCCATCGTGGCGCTGGTGTTCATGCTCTATGCCCTCACCGGGCCGCGCGGCCTGATCCGGGGGGACCTGGGGCCACAACTCCAGCTTCATGCCGGGCAGACCTGGCCGCAGGTTGTGGGGCAGCTCTTCGCCAACACCGAGGGCATCTTCGGCACCGCCATCGGCGTCTCCGCGCAGATCGTCTTCCTGTTCGTGCTGTTCGGGGCGATCTTCGACAAGCTGGGCGCGGGCGAGTGGTTCATGAACGTGGCGCAGGGCCTGCTGGGCGCCTTCCGGGGCGGCCCCGCCAAGGCGAGCGTCCTCTCCAGCGCCCTGAACGGCATCATCAGCGGGTCGGCGGTGTCGAACGTGGTGACGGGCGGCAACATCACTATCGGCACCATGAAGCGGGTGGGGTACTCGGCGGAAAAGGCCGGGGCCATCGAGGTGGCGAGCAGTTCCAACGGCCAACTGATGCCCCCGGTGATGGGCGCGGCGGCCTTCATCATGGCGCAGAACCTGAACATCGAGTACCGCTCCCTGATCCTGGCGGCGGCGATTCCCGCCTTCCTGTGCTACTCGGCGCTGCTCGTCGTCACGCATATCGAGGCGCTGAAACTCGGGCTGCGCGGCCTGCCCCGGAGCGAACTGCCCAGTGTGCGCCGGACGCTGCTCTCGGGCTGGTACTACCTCATCCCGCTGGGGTACCTGATTGGCACGCTGACCCTCCACCCCGACGCCACCCCGGAGCGAGTGGCGCTGAACACCATCTTCCTGATGATCGGGATGATGTTCGTGCAGGAGGCGTGGCGGGCGGGCCGGGACGGGCGGGGCACCGGGCGCGGATTGATTGACGGCGGGCGGATGCTGGTGGAGGCGTTCGAGGCCGGGGCCAGAAGTATGATCGGCATTGCCATCGCCACCGCCGCCGCCGGGATCATCGTCGGCATCGTGACGATCACCGGGCTGGGCTTCGGGCTGGCGGACATCGTGCAGATCGTGAGCAATGGGTTCCGTGACCTGCTGACGGGGCTGGCGGGGCTGCTTCCCGGCGTGAACGCGGCCTCGGTCGCCGCCTTCGGTGGAATCCTGATCGTGCTGTTCATGGCCCAGCTCATCGCCCTGATCCTGGGGATGGGCCTGCCCACCACCGCGAACTACATCCTGATGAGCGCCCTGATCGTGCCCATCATCGCCAAGATCGCGGGTCTGGACACGGGCAACCCGGCGCAGATGCTCCCGGTCCACATGTTCGTCTTCTACTTCGGCATCATGGCCGACTCCACGCCGCCCGTCGCGCTGGCCGCCTTCGCCGCCTCGGCGATCTCGGGGGGCAACCCGGTGGCAACGGGCGTGCAGGCCTTTCAGTACGAGCTGCGAACGGCCCTGCTCGCCTACATGATGTTCTTCAACCCGTCGCTGCTGCTCATTGCCAATGGGCGGCTGGGCGGCCTGCCCTGGGCCGAGGCGGTCCCGATGATCCTCTTCGCCTTTATCGGCCTGGTGGCCTTCAGCGCCGCCACCCTGCGCTTCCTGCACCGCCGGACCAACCTGCTCCAAACGCTGCTGCTGCTCGTCGCGTCGTTCATCCTGATCATCCCCACCCACATCCTCTGGAACCTCGCCGCGCTGGGCCTCATCGCCGTGGTGTACTTCTGGCAGAAGGCGGGGAGCCGGAGCGGACCACCCGCGGTGCCTGCGGTGTAG